The stretch of DNA AAATATTATCTTTGCCAAGGTTAAGCCGGAGGAAAAACAGCGCTTAATGCAAAGCATACAAAAAGTAATTAATGTGGAGCGGGGCCAGGAGCTGGAGGAAGTGCCCCAAATACAACAAGGTGGGGGGGCCGGATACCAGGAGATGGGCACGGTGTATAGAGATCCGAAAAGCGGAAAGTTAATTATGATTGAAGATGGCAAAGAATAACGGAGGTGGCAAAGACTTAATGTTCTCAAGGACATATAAATTACGCAAGACTGCAATCTCTATCTTTCTGGTATTATTGGCCCTTGTTGTTACTTTGCTAATTAAAGTGCCGGTGGCTACAGCGGATGAAAATGTCAGCACTAGGGTGGTTATGCTTATAGGCAGTGAGGGATTTTTAATGCCCTTGGTGGATGCTTATGACAAGTTGGGGAACTATCCTATTGATTTGAAATTATTTAGTTCTAATGACTTGGTCAATGAAAAAAAAGTTCAGCAATTTAATCAATCTTTACAAGATGCCGATGTTTTTTTGTTGGAGATGATCGGTGGCAACGGTATCCAAACGGTAGGACCGTTGCTGCAAGACCTGCCTGAGGAATGGAAGGGTAAGGTGCTTTCTACTCGGAGCGGTTCTTTTCCGCAATATCCACAAATTGATGAGAGTCAGGATAGCTTTCTAGCCAATTATTTTAAGTATGGCGGCGTGGAAAACATGCGGCGGCTGGTATTGCATCTGGCCTCTACGTACGGGCAAGTTACAACCGGAGAGCAATTGGACCCGATCAATATGCCCGGCCGGTGCATCTATCACCCGGATGCTGAAGGATTAACTTTTAATGTGGACGGGCTGTACGGGACGGTATGTGATGCGGTTTATGAGGCCGGTAACGGGGCGACCCGGGGGTTGGTGGTAAATGAAGTCCACCGGGCGGTTTATGATAGTGTTTCAGCTTTCGTATACCAGCCGGATAATATGACCCGGACACTGGCCCGGTTGACGGTAAACCAGGCCGTGTATGACCGGGGCGGGGATGCTCCGGTATTTGAGGCCGGGGATCTTTACCAAACAGTGGCTGGGGCTGTATACCAGGCCGGGCAGGGAGATGAAGGGTTACAGGACTTTTATAACACTGTGCGCCAATCTGTTAGCGAGGCGGTTTACCAGGACGGTGGTTCAGATGCCGGGTTGGCTATAGATATGGTGTACAGCGCACTTTACGACCAGGCTGCACGGGACTACCTGGGAGATGCCCAGGCTATGGTTTACCGGGCGGTATACGATGCCCTTGCCGGACCGGAGCTTCCCGGGTTTGACCCTGCTCATGTATACCAAAGTGTGCATGATGCCGTATACTTGCCCACCGGCGGGGGAGGCGGGATAGGACTCCCGCCGGGTACTTTCGATACTTTAGGCGGTTATTTGGCATGGTATAAAGCCAGCGGGCATTTCAAAGAGGGGGCTCCATGGGTTGGTATCACTACCTATGATAGTTTTTTTAAAAATAGTGATAGCGACATGTTTCTGGCTGTCCAAAGGGAACTGGAAGCCGGAGAAGCCAATGCACTCCTGGTTTTCAGCGACAGCAGCAACCGTAAAACGGCGTTCCAGGACTTTTTTATGCCCGACGGCAAAAGACAGGTAGACTTTCTTATTGCGGCGGTGGGGTTTAACTTTATCTACGGCCAGCCGGAAGAGGGTATCGAGTTATTTAAACAGTTAAATGTACCGGTTATGGCACCGGTTTACAGCAGCAATCTGAATGAATGGCAGAGCAACCCGGCCGGTATAAGCAGCGAGGTGGCCTGGCAGGTTGCCTATCCTGAGCTGGACGGGCGTATTGAACCGGTGTTCATGGGTGGCAGTACGGTAGTCAGTGTAGATGAAAGTACAGGAGCTACTATAATCAAAAAAGTGCCTCTTTCAGATCGAGTTGAACGCCTGGTAGGCCGGGCACTGGCCTGGGTCAACCTGCAGCAAAAGGATAATACGGACAAAAAAATAGCTCTTGTTTATTATAACCATCACGGGGGCAAAGATGATATCGGTGCTTCCTACTTAAACAGCATTGCCAGCACAGCGGTTATCTTACAGGCATTGCGGGATAACGGCTACCGGGTGGAAGGTGAACTCAATCCCCAGGCGGTAGAAGAAATGATTCGTCAGCGTGGAAGGAATGTCGGCAGCTGGGCGCCGGGGGAACTGGACACACTGGTGCAGGCGGGAGTTTTACTCCTGCCGGTAGAGAAATACCTGGAGTGGTACGCCACCTTGCCCGGGGAGCTGAAGGCGCAGGTGGAAAAGGAATGGGGTCCGCCCCCAGGCAATATTATGGTTTATGAAGGTAATCTGGTTATTCCCGGCGCTACGCTGGGCAACATTTTCCTGGGCCCGCAGCCCGTACGCGGGTGGGGGGATGATCCCTCAAAAATCGCCCATTCACCTGCTTTGCCTCCCCCACACCAGTATATAGCTTTTTATTTTTGGCTGCAAAAGGAATTCCAGGCCGACGCGGTGATCCACCTGGGCACCCACGGTACCTTGGAATGGTTGCCCGGACGGAGCGTGGGGCTGGGGGAAGCTGACTGGCCGGATGTATTAATGGGCGATCTGCCGGATATCTACCCTTACATCATGAACAATCCCGGCGAAGGAACCCAGGCCAAGCGGCGGGGGTATGCGGTGACCATCGACCACCTGACGCCGCCCATGATCCAGCCCGGGCTCTATGGCGCACTGGACGAACTGCAGCAGCTGGTGCTGGATTACCAGTATGCGGTGAGTGGGGGCAATACAACCAGGGCAACCAACCTGCAGGAACAGATTATTGAAAAAATTAAGGCGAATAACCTTGATCAGGATCTGGGCCTTAATCTCGAAACGGCTGATTTTGCTCAGGTGGCCTCCTTGCTCCATGATTATTTGGAAGAGCTGTCAACGGAGCTCATGCCCTACGGTCTGCATACCTTCGGCTTGCCGCCCCAGGGAGAAATGCTGGACCTGATGGTTAATTCCATCATTAATTACGATGTGGCGGCTAGAGAAGGAAGCAGGGAGGAAATCAGAGAACGCCTGCTTTTGACTACTAACGAAATAACTAATCTGCTACGGGCACTTTCCGGTGAATTTATCGAGCCCGGGTTGGGCCGGGACCCGGTGCGGGTACCCGATGCATTGCCTACGGGTAGAAACATTGTTTCCTTTGACCCGCGCATGGTGCCTGATGCGGCAGCATGGAAAACGGGCAAAGAGGCGGCTGATCAGCTTCTGGAAAAATTTTATGCGGAGCAAGGGCGTTATCCGGAAACGGTGGGCGTGGTCCTTTGGGCTATTGAGACCATGCGCACTCAGGGAGAATCCGTGGCTCTAATCCTTCGTTTAATCGGTACCGAGCCGGTTTGGGATAAGAGCGGCCGGGTGAGTACGGTGAAGCTTACTCCCTTGGAAGAACTGGGGCGACCGAGGATTAACGTACTGGTGACCATTTCCGGCCTGTTCCGGGATACCTTTTCCCATACCGTGGGCGTGCTGGACGAAGCTTTCAGACAAGTTGCTTTATTGGAAGAGGATCCGGAAAACAACCTGGTGCGCAAGACCTATCTAACTTTGCGGGACAAGCTCCGGGAGCAGGGTCTGTCGGAACAAGAGGCAGACGATCTCGCGCAAGCCAGGATCTTTGGTGATGCTCCGGGAACCTACGGGACAGGCGTTTCAGAACTGGGTCAGGCCACCAGTGCCTGGGAAGACAGCCAGGATCTTGTGGACACTTACATGAACCGTATGTCCTACGTCTATGGCAAGACTGCTTATGGTGTGCCGGCTCAGGATGCCTTCCGGGAAATCTTAAAGAGCGTGGATTTGGTTACCCAGGTGCGGGATTCCCTCTGGGGTGTGTTGGATAACGATGACGTGGCCCAGTACCTGGGGGGGCTGAAACTGGCGGCGGAAGCGGCCTCCGGTAATAAGGTGCAGTCATATATCGTCAACACACGCACCGGCAGTCCCCGGGTGCAGACTTTTAGTGAGTTTGTCGGCACGGAATTACGTAGCCGGCTGTTTAACCCCAAATGGATCGAAGGAATGCTCAAGGAAGGTTATGCCGGGTCCCGGGAGATCGGTAACCACGTGGCGAATATGTTCCTGGTGGATGCCACTCTGGAGGGCATCGATGACTGGGCCTGGCAGCAGATAGCCGAAACCTTTGTTTTTGACGAAAAGATAATGAGCCAGCTGGATCCTTTTGTGATGCAATCTATCATCGGTTGGAACCTGGAAGCGGCGCGACGGCAGATGTGGCAGGCCGATCAGGAAACGTTGAGCAAACTGGCTGATAATTACATTCAAACAGTTACTCAATATGGCGTGGTTTGTTGTCACCATACCTGCAGCAACATTGTATTTAACGAGTGGTTGGCCAGTTATGCTACAGTGGACAGTGAGGCCATGGACAAGTTCAAGGAAGTTTTTTATACATCAACTGACCAAAAGCTGAATATAGCCTCCAAGCAAAACCAGGATCAAGATCACCATGCGCCATCACCGCACAGTTCGTCTTCCCGCAAGGCTTCTCCTGAACCGGTGGAGCAGGTGGAACAACTACAAATGAATGTTGAAGAACCGGTGGAGCAGGTGGAACAACCGCAAATGGATATTGAAGAAGCCGAGCCGCAAAGTACGCCGTCACCCGGGGCCGCGGCAGCGCCAAGTCAAAGCCAACAATTGGCGCAGTTGTCTACACCGGTGGGAGACAAACCGGCCCAGCACAATACTCAGCAAAATATACGTACAGAAACTCAACAATCTACGCAACAGGAAACCGCAAAGCCGGAACAGGGGCAAAAAAATGTCAAGGCATACGAAATTAAACAAGAATCAGCACATCAATCAAGTAGCACCGGCACTAAAGCTGTTTCCTTTATAGCTCTGCTGGCTGCCCTTGGACTGGTGGCCACCTTTTTCAAAGGATATATCAGTAAATAACGTAGGCCACTAAAAAAGTTAACCCTGCTCCTTACTCTGGAGATAAGTTTAGGGCTGGGAGTTGGAAAAAGGTTTTAATCCTGACTTTGACAGCATAAGAGGGTAAAAATAGGCCGCAACCCATATAAATAAAGGGGTTGCGGCATTCATATAGGGAGTGTAAATAATTCCGTGTAAATGGCTTGATCCCGCTATAAACTGGTTAAGCTAGTAATGGCTCTTTCCCGCTAGGAGGGTAAGGCTCTGCTGGAGAGCAACCTGAGCGCCTAACGGGGTTCTGCCGGGGATAGCAGAGGGGTAACCTGTTGCCCCTCATCCCTTACATTTATCCTTGAGGAGAACAAAAGCGTAAAACTCAATTTTTTTATATAGCCATCTCTGATTCTATCCTATCACCAAAGTATATGGCAAATTGGGAGATGCAATTTTTCCAATCTTTAACTGGCATAGTCCATTTTTTGGCTGCTTCAACGGTGGCCAGGTAAATAATTTTTTTCAGTGCATCGTCTGTTGGATAGGCAGTTTTAGTTTTGGTTACTTTCCGTAGTTGCCGGTGGTAACCCTCGATGATATTAGTAGTATAAATCATTTTACGGATTTCATATGGGTATTTAAAATAAGCTGTTAATTCAAGCCAATTCTTCTCCCAAGAACGAATTATAATGGGATGTCTTTTACCCCAGTTTTCTTTGAATATTTCAAAGGCTAACTCGGCCTCTTCCAGGGTTAACGCCTGGTATACTTGCTTAAGATCAGCCATCAGTTCCTTTTGTTCTTTGTATGGCACATACTTTAGGGAATTACGGATTTGGTGAATGATACAAAGCTGAATTTCGGTTTTGGGGAAAACCGTGTTTATAGCCTCGGAAAACCCGGAAAGCCCGTCTTTACAGGCAATCAGGATGTCTTGCACTCCCCTGCTTTTGAGATCATTACATACGCCAAGCCAAAAGCTAGCACTTTCATTTTCCCCAATCCAGATGCCAAGTATTTCTTTTTGGCCAG from Desulfoscipio gibsoniae DSM 7213 encodes:
- a CDS encoding cobaltochelatase subunit CobN, with protein sequence MFSRTYKLRKTAISIFLVLLALVVTLLIKVPVATADENVSTRVVMLIGSEGFLMPLVDAYDKLGNYPIDLKLFSSNDLVNEKKVQQFNQSLQDADVFLLEMIGGNGIQTVGPLLQDLPEEWKGKVLSTRSGSFPQYPQIDESQDSFLANYFKYGGVENMRRLVLHLASTYGQVTTGEQLDPINMPGRCIYHPDAEGLTFNVDGLYGTVCDAVYEAGNGATRGLVVNEVHRAVYDSVSAFVYQPDNMTRTLARLTVNQAVYDRGGDAPVFEAGDLYQTVAGAVYQAGQGDEGLQDFYNTVRQSVSEAVYQDGGSDAGLAIDMVYSALYDQAARDYLGDAQAMVYRAVYDALAGPELPGFDPAHVYQSVHDAVYLPTGGGGGIGLPPGTFDTLGGYLAWYKASGHFKEGAPWVGITTYDSFFKNSDSDMFLAVQRELEAGEANALLVFSDSSNRKTAFQDFFMPDGKRQVDFLIAAVGFNFIYGQPEEGIELFKQLNVPVMAPVYSSNLNEWQSNPAGISSEVAWQVAYPELDGRIEPVFMGGSTVVSVDESTGATIIKKVPLSDRVERLVGRALAWVNLQQKDNTDKKIALVYYNHHGGKDDIGASYLNSIASTAVILQALRDNGYRVEGELNPQAVEEMIRQRGRNVGSWAPGELDTLVQAGVLLLPVEKYLEWYATLPGELKAQVEKEWGPPPGNIMVYEGNLVIPGATLGNIFLGPQPVRGWGDDPSKIAHSPALPPPHQYIAFYFWLQKEFQADAVIHLGTHGTLEWLPGRSVGLGEADWPDVLMGDLPDIYPYIMNNPGEGTQAKRRGYAVTIDHLTPPMIQPGLYGALDELQQLVLDYQYAVSGGNTTRATNLQEQIIEKIKANNLDQDLGLNLETADFAQVASLLHDYLEELSTELMPYGLHTFGLPPQGEMLDLMVNSIINYDVAAREGSREEIRERLLLTTNEITNLLRALSGEFIEPGLGRDPVRVPDALPTGRNIVSFDPRMVPDAAAWKTGKEAADQLLEKFYAEQGRYPETVGVVLWAIETMRTQGESVALILRLIGTEPVWDKSGRVSTVKLTPLEELGRPRINVLVTISGLFRDTFSHTVGVLDEAFRQVALLEEDPENNLVRKTYLTLRDKLREQGLSEQEADDLAQARIFGDAPGTYGTGVSELGQATSAWEDSQDLVDTYMNRMSYVYGKTAYGVPAQDAFREILKSVDLVTQVRDSLWGVLDNDDVAQYLGGLKLAAEAASGNKVQSYIVNTRTGSPRVQTFSEFVGTELRSRLFNPKWIEGMLKEGYAGSREIGNHVANMFLVDATLEGIDDWAWQQIAETFVFDEKIMSQLDPFVMQSIIGWNLEAARRQMWQADQETLSKLADNYIQTVTQYGVVCCHHTCSNIVFNEWLASYATVDSEAMDKFKEVFYTSTDQKLNIASKQNQDQDHHAPSPHSSSSRKASPEPVEQVEQLQMNVEEPVEQVEQPQMDIEEAEPQSTPSPGAAAAPSQSQQLAQLSTPVGDKPAQHNTQQNIRTETQQSTQQETAKPEQGQKNVKAYEIKQESAHQSSSTGTKAVSFIALLAALGLVATFFKGYISK
- a CDS encoding IS256-like element ISDgi1 family transposase; translated protein: MQAMQDKTIKELAKDCRTVEDVHEMLKNLFKDTLQQIFEAEIEEHLGYKKHSIEGNNTGNSRNGYNKKTIQTKFGKTEVEIPRDRNGEFEPRIIGKYEKTSNQLEDQIIAMYAKGMSTRDIEDHMRDIYGIDVSPTMVSKITDKILPMIAEWQSRTLDRIYPIVFLDAIHFKVRKDNRIINKAAYSVLALNMAGQKEILGIWIGENESASFWLGVCNDLKSRGVQDILIACKDGLSGFSEAINTVFPKTEIQLCIIHQIRNSLKYVPYKEQKELMADLKQVYQALTLEEAELAFEIFKENWGKRHPIIIRSWEKNWLELTAYFKYPYEIRKMIYTTNIIEGYHRQLRKVTKTKTAYPTDDALKKIIYLATVEAAKKWTMPVKDWKNCISQFAIYFGDRIESEMAI
- a CDS encoding DUF2149 domain-containing protein, which produces MKHLLSRKMRRGRLSEEEVDPLGGLGNLIDVMLVFSCGLMVALVLSWNLQNIIFAKVKPEEKQRLMQSIQKVINVERGQELEEVPQIQQGGGAGYQEMGTVYRDPKSGKLIMIEDGKE